The DNA segment CGTCTGCTCCCACAGGTGAAGAGAGAGCGGCAGGTAGGGGTCGAGACGAGGCGGTGACGGTGGCCCATGAGGACACAGTGTGGGGCTTGGAGAGACCCGTCGTCGTCTACCTGGAGGCTGCTAGTGTGTTTGGTGCTGACGCTACCGGCCGCCTGAGATCCATGTCGCGGTCCACGGCCCAGGTGATCTGGGTGAAGGTTGTTACCACATAGACAGCAACACTGAGTGACACCCACATCTCGTCACCGCCACCATCAACACCTGTCTCTCCTTTACCTCCCGGCGAcctccaacaacaacaccaccaccaccaccaccaccaacaacaacaacaacaacaacaacatcaacatctaCAACATCTACGACAACAAGTAAAACAGCAACAGACTTATTTGCTTCTTGACTTAAGGTGAGCTTCTACCATAAAAAATCGTCCAAAAACCCCTTTTTGCTTGATTTGGGTATTTTAGTTATTCAGTTACCTCAAACCCTTACGAACCTCTTACAATCAGTGATTGTTATCTATTTCATTGCtaaacattttattttgttttatttctgagGTGGGTATGTGCAAAATAACAGCTCATTATGTAtgcataaatttaaaaaaatcatatCTCAGCTCCTAATTAACCTAGAGACAAAATTTAAACTCGGAAATGATCAGTAAAATCCTTTCGAGCCACGTTTATGTTCGACCAAAGCCGTAGGAAACAAACGTTTTCATTGGTTACTGGATACATGGCATAAAGAGTAAACCGTCAGACACCGACCAATCACAAGCCGTCTTTCAAGCGACGTAGGCATCGAAGCTTCCTTCTGTTCTAACTTCGCGTGGAAGTCTCCCAGCGGCATATTccgttttgtgtgttgttgtcatCTTCAAAGTGAGTTATAAACAGTAGTTATGGGTAAAAAAAGACAATCTTACAAGTCAAAGAAGCGATTGCCACCGCAGAAAAGGAAGAGAGTGGAGTGTGAAGCCAGTCAGAGTGCCGAATCGAGTGATGATGAAACTgtagaacaacaacaaccaatgGTTGCAAGTTCGTCGTCTGCTACGGGTGATGGTTCAAGCCACACGCTTTCTTCATCTGCATCAAGTGAAAAGTTGTTGAAGTGTCACGATGTCAAGCttgagaaagaagaagaactgacGGGATTCAGATTCATTGACTGTGAACTCTTTGTTCAGTTTGTTCAAGGGCTTTTGTGTCCTGAGTGCAAGAGGCCACTGGGTTCAAGTCGACTGTCATTTGTGAAAGAAGATAGGACTGATCTTGCCTCTCAGTTTAGTTTTCAGTGTGGTTGCAATAATACCGTGAGATTTTCCTCTTCAAAAGTGGTCAGTCGAGTCTTTGAGGTAAACAGAAGATTTCCTTTGGCTATGTTTTCCATTGGCAGACACCAGGCTCAAGGAAAGAGATTTTTAGGCAACATGAACATGCCGTGTTCATTGAACAACAGCACTTGGGCAAATCATAGAAACCAGATAAAAAAGGCCACTGAGACCGTTGCAGACAAAAGTAAATCCAGAGCAGCTGAAGAAGCAAGGCATGCATATGAAGGCAATGACATTACTGTGTCAGGTGATGGCACTTATCAACGGAGAGGATTTCAGTCCAAGAATGGTGTTGTGACAATGTTGAGTGTCAATGGAAAGCAGTCGAAAGTTCTGGACTGTGAGGTGTTGTCAAACCATTGTGACGCGTGTAAGAAGagtgagaagaagagagagggtGCAGAATTGGCGAGGTGGAAGACAgcacatgaaaagaaaaagggTGTGTGTGACAAAAATCACAACGGTTCGGCGGGAGCAATGGAACCAGCGGGAGCTGTCAATATATTCCGCAGGTCAGAAACCAAACACAATCTTCGCTATGTCAACTTTCTCGGTGATGGCGACAGTAAAACATACACCACTCTCAAGAATGAGCAACTTTATGATGATGTGACTATAGCTAAACTTGAATGTTGTGGACATGTGCAAAAGAGAATGGGACGACACCTCACAAACAAAGTGAATGAACTAAAAAAGGAGACATTCGTTTCCAACGGCAAAACAGTGAAAGGGATAGGGGGACAAAATAAGCTGACAAAGAAAGCTATTCTCAAAATCCAAGGACATTTTGGTGCTGGAATAAGAAAAAATGCTGGAAATCTGCAGAAAATGAAGCAGGACATTTGGGCAATCTATAACCATAGAAGGAGGGACCACACCAATTGTGGCAACTGGTGTCCTTCAAAGACTGGCCGAGGTGAACCAGATAGGAATGCATTCCCGGACTTTGTGTGTGATGCCATAAGACCTGTGTTTGAGACCCTAACCCAAGATTCTTTGT comes from the Littorina saxatilis isolate snail1 unplaced genomic scaffold, US_GU_Lsax_2.0 scaffold_815, whole genome shotgun sequence genome and includes:
- the LOC138956237 gene encoding uncharacterized protein, producing MGKKRQSYKSKKRLPPQKRKRVECEASQSAESSDDETVEQQQPMVASSSSATGDGSSHTLSSSASSEKLLKCHDVKLEKEEELTGFRFIDCELFVQFVQGLLCPECKRPLGSSRLSFVKEDRTDLASQFSFQCGCNNTVRFSSSKVVSRVFEVNRRFPLAMFSIGRHQAQGKRFLGNMNMPCSLNNSTWANHRNQIKKATETVADKSKSRAAEEARHAYEGNDITVSGDGTYQRRGFQSKNGVVTMLSVNGKQSKVLDCEVLSNHCDACKKSEKKREGAELARWKTAHEKKKGVCDKNHNGSAGAMEPAGAVNIFRRSETKHNLRYVNFLGDGDSKTYTTLKNEQLYDDVTIAKLECCGHVQKRMGRHLTNKVNELKKETFVSNGKTVKGIGGQNKLTKKAILKIQGHFGAGIRKNAGNLQKMKQDIWAIYNHRRRDHTNCGNWCPSKTGRGEPDRNAFPDFVCDAIRPVFETLTQDSLLERCLHGGSQNTNESLHNMIWERCPKTTYVGRKRLCIAVADATIVYNEGELGRLDIFSELGMEPGVWTTQCMTTLDRKRTVAGQIQACAAMQFARQRRALIAADQEVDREEYYLAGGHE